From the genome of Sediminibacter sp. Hel_I_10:
TAAGCTCTTGAATACCGTTGTTGTTATAATCAATCCAGGTATAACTTCCTTGACCTGCTTCTACCTCAACATAAGTAAAATCCTGCTGGGGCAAAGAACCACTGTTGGTCTCAAAAATGGTATTGGAAATGACCAAGTTATTGAACAATTTTTGATTAAAATTGATCCGTGAGTTTAAAGAGCGTTCATCTTCAGTGCTCTCATCTTTACTGTTCAATTTTCTATAGTTGGCATAGATGCCTAAATTGGTATTTGTGTTCTGAATCAATTTTGATCTCACATAATAGGTATTAGAGGTATTGACGCGCTCCATCTTATTCGCTCTCAAACTATCGTTAACCCTATACTTATAGCCCAGCTCTACAAAAACACCCGTACTATCGCCATAGCCCGTAAAAGCTTCATAAGAGTTAAATCTTTGACTCAAGTTGGTCAATAGATCAGTTTCCTTTTGCCGCTGTTCATTATCCTCAAATGCAATTCTTGTACCCACCCATTGCTTATTGAAACTGTAGGTTACGCGGTTAAAAGAGCGAGAAAATGTAGAAGTAGACACACGACTATTATTGCTCAAAAAACTAGAGTTTGAAAATAAATGCCAACGGTTTAACCTTAGGTTTGCCAAGAGATTATGCCGATTCCCATTGAAATTTTCTGAATAATTTAAATGCTCAAACTTATAGCTCGCTGTACCCTTTTTTGGGTGCATCAATTCTACTCCAGAAGACAAAAGGCTTTGATTACCTAAGGGGTTATCCAAATTCCAATCCCTATTGAACTCGGCCCGATACAACCGTTGGATGGTGGTGTAATTATCCTGAATGAGATCTGCGTCTGCATAAAGATTCAAGTTCCAAAGACTATCTGTTTTAATGAGATTTTGCTTAACACTTAAACGGCCCGCAAAGCCATTATTATCACCATCATCTAAGCTTGAAAATAGGTTGAGATCATTTTTGCTTCCTGCCAACTCAAAATAAACATCTGTTCGTTCTGTTGGCTTATAACTGCCGTTAACTACCGCAACCTGCAATTTCTCTGGAGCATCTAACTGCACCACGGGCGCATAATTACCTTGTGGCACGCCATTAATTGGCGCTACGTACTCATAAATGTTTTCAACAGCATTACTGTTGATGAGCATGTAATCGCCTTGATTGACTCCTAATTGGGTAAACTTGACGCTGAAAAGCTGATCCTCTGGATCATTTGAAAACACAAACACCTCTTCCCCGTTCACGAGTTCCTTTCGGTAGAGAATTCGGTTTTCATCATAGGCCTGCTCTACATCAGAGGGAGCCACCATTTGAGAGATATTGTCTCCGGCATCGGCAAGAATGCCTACTTGTTCCGTAGAAAGATTTTGTTGAAGGGGTTGGTTCTTGGCATCTACTTCAGAATAGACCGAAACCCCTAGTTTTAATTTTTCCGTGGTGTAATTACCGCCACCAAAGGCCGTAAATCGAGAATAATTACGCTCGCTAAATTGATAGTCTACCGTGATTCTCATTTCCGAAGTTATGGGGAATGTAGAGTTAAAGATGATTTCGCCAGCATTATAGTCAATAATATAATCTTCGTTCTCACCGCGCTCTAATGGCACACCATTAACATAAACGGTCTCACTGCCCGAAACAATGAGCACAAACAGTTCATTATTGGGGCCGCGTAATTTATAAGGTCCTTGGTTGCCTTCTTGAGCCGTAAATTGGCTTGTGGTAAATTGCCCACGCACCAATGCTCCCGCTGCAAATAGGTTGGTTGTGGCATCCTCGTCTCCCAAATTGACGTTGACCAACAGCCCCTGTACGCGCTTGGTAAAACGCGCAAAATAACTGTTATCGTTTACCAAATCAATATCACCTGCCCTAATGTTCCAACGATCACTAAACAACTCAATAAATACTTGATCAAACTCATCGAGACGCTGGGAATACCCACTTTCTTGCAACGGAATATTAGCATCTTGAATGGAAGCTCTTAAAGACACCTTCTCGCTTATTTTTCCTGAAATTTGAAGGTCTAACTCACTATTTAACACCGAGTTTTGGTTATTGCCAATCGTGACGCCTCTAGAGATGCTACCAGAAGTACTCAGGCCATCAAAAGGTGTAAAGGTGTTTTGAAGGTTAGATTGATTGAGTTTGTAGAGTCGTTGAAGGTTATCTGTGTTTTCAACCACCACCTTATCATCCAATTGAAAATAACTTCGGGTTAAAAACTCTGGGTAGCGTAAATAATCTATTTTAACTGAGTCGGTCTCTATGGGTCTCTTAAACTTTAAAAGCGCTGTTTTAAAATCGATACTATAAAAAGTGGTGTCGACTGTAGAATTATCCTTAAGTTTTACTAAAAACCAAGAAGGATTGATGCTTACCGTATCAATTTGAATAGCGTCCCGAACCGCTATTGTTTTGGTTCTATAATTCGTGCTTGGCTCTTGCGCAAAGACAGAGCAGCCTATTATAAAACACAGAAACGCGATAGTAATTTTCATTCACTAATTAAACTTGTAAAAGCCTAAATTATTTTATGCTTAAAAGTGACGGTCGATTAGTCGTGTAAAAGTACAGTATTATTTATTTTAGCTGAAAGAAACGAAACAAGAGCATACAAAGTACCAAAGCTAACATGGTAAATCATCGTACACCATAAAATTTATGCCTTGACATCGTTTTAGGGCGCAAGAAACAATTGGAAAATTATGCACAATACTATGTTCTCAATACTTAATCCTATTTTATGAAAATTCTATCCTACAACGTCAATGGCGTAAGAGCCGCAATGAACAAAGGCCTAATTGAATGGTTAAAAGCTACAAATGCAGATGTTGTATGCCTTCAAGAAATCAAGGCTATGAAAGAGCAAGTCGATATTGAAGCCATAGAAAATGCTGGTTATCTCTACAATTATTGGTTTAGTGCTCAAAAAAAGGGATACAGTGGCGTGGCTATTTTAAGTAAGATTGAGCCAATTCATGTTGCCTATGGAACCGGTATTGAATCTATGGACTACGAAGGAAGAAATTTGAGAGCAGATTTTGACGACATCTCCGTGATGAGCATGTACTTGCCCTCTGGCACAAACGATGCTAGGTTGTCTCATAAATTTGAGTACATGAACATGATTCATGAATATTTAAACGAATTAAGGCTACAGCACCCCAATCTTGTCGTTTGTGGGGATTATAATATTTGCCATGAAGAAATTGACATTCACAACCCAAAAATGAAAGGTGTTTCTGGTTTTTTACCCGAAGAAAGAGAGTGGCTTGGAGATTTTATTGAGAGTGGATTTATTGATTCATTCAGACATTTGCATCCTGAGAGACAAGAATTTAGTTGGTGGAGCTACCGCGCTAATGCCCGAGCAAATAACAAAGGTTGGCGTTTAGACTACGGAATGATTAGCGAGCCACTACAAGAAAAATTAAAACGAAGCGTTATCCTTACCGAAGCAGTACACAGTGACCATTGTCCAATCTTGATTGAAATTGAAAGCAGTGTTGCATAATTATTAAATTGACGAACCAAAACTAAAACCCCATGCTTAAAAAATTGTCTTTATTACTGGTAGTAACCCTACTTTCTACCTCTTGTGTCTCTAAAAAACTGTATACCGATTTAGAGGATAAATATGCAGATCTTAAAAAAGAGAATCGCACCCTATCAGATGAGAATACCGATCTCAAAACCATGCTCAACCAATCTAAAAACGATTTGGCCAAGCTTCAAATGGAATACGATAAAACCTTTTCTGAACGGAATATGTTACAGGGAGAATATGATGCCATACAATCTAACCTAGAAAATTTAAAAGCATCTTACGACGCTTTAGAAAAAAACAGCTCTGCTGCTATTGCTGATAACTCTAAGAAGAACAGGGAACTGCTCGCACAATTAGAATCTAAAGAACAAGCACTTGCTGCGGAAAACGCCAGACTTGAAAATCTGAAACAACAATTAGAATCCAGATCACAGCGTGTTGCAGAACTAGAAAGCGTTATCGCCAATAAAGATGCAGCCATGTCTAAGCTTAAAGATGCCGTTTCAAAAGCCTTGACCAATTTTGAAGGAAAAGGGTTAACGGTTGAGCAACGCAATGGTAAGGTGTACGTTTCTATGGAAAACAAATTACTGTTTGAAAGCGGAAGCTGGGCTGTTGGCTCTCAGGGAAGACAAGCCGTAAAGCAATTAGGAACCGTTTTAGCAGACAATCCTGAGATTGCCATACTTATAGAAGGCCACACCGATAACGTGCCTTATCAAGGCAATGCGCAATTAAGTGGCAATTGGGATTTATCTACAAAAAGAGCTACGGCCATTGTTAATATTCTTAGAGAGAACAATGCCATAAAACCAGAGAATTTAACAGCAGCGGGTCGAGGCGAGTTTGCACCAATAGCCTCAAATGATTCTGCTGAAGGAAAAGCAAAAAACAGAAGGATTGAAGTGATCTTGACACCAAAACTTGACGAGATCTCTAAACTTCTTAATGAGATCTAGAGCACTGCATTTTTATTCAAAATAGCTTTTAAACATTTATTGTTACCTAAAAACCGGTAGCAACTATAGAAATAAAGACCTTTCAAGTTTTAAAAACGGGAAAGGTCTTTCTATCTTTAACCTGAGTTCAGTTTAACAAAAAAGACATTCCTGTTTATACGGGCCATACAGATGAAGTACACCACACTACCAACCACAAATATCAAAGTCAGTAAGATTTGTTTAGGCACCATGACCTGGGGCAACCAAAACAGTCAAGAAGAAGGTTTTGCCCAAATGGATATGGCGCTTGATAAGGGCATCAACTTTTTTGATACTGCCGAATTGTATCCTGTTCCTGCCGAACAAAAAACCTACGCCGAGACAGAACGTATTATTGGTAACTGGTTTGAGAAAACTGGAAACCGAGATAAAGTGGTATTGGCCTCAAAGATTGCCGGTACTGGAGATTACACCGCTCACATTAGAACTAATGGGTTTAGTAAAGCCGCATTAAATGATGCCGTTAATCAAAGTTTAAAACGATTAAAAACAGATTATATTGACTTGTACCAATTACATTGGCCAGAGCGCAACACGAACACTTTTGGCACTAGAGATTACGTACATGATGCCGATGACCAATGGACCGATAATTTTAATGAGGTACTCCATACTTTAGATGATATCGTAGCCTCTGGTAAGGTTCGTCATATTGGTATTTCCAACGAAAAGGCTTGGGGTACCATGCGCTTTATAGAAGCATCTAAAGCCAACAATTTGGCCCGAATGATTACCATTCAAAATGCTTACTCTTTATTGAACAGAGCTTTCGAAGGGGATATGGCAGAAATTTCAATGCGAGAAAACATAGGTCTATTAGCATATTCGCCTATGGCCTTTGGGGTGTTATCGGGAAAATATATCAAGGGTAATGCAGGAGATCAATCTCGATTAAACCTCTTTCCACGATTTTCTAGATACAGCAGTGAAAATTGTACTAAGGCTACAAAACGCTACTTAAAAATTGCTGAAGATCATAATATGACTTTAGCGCAAATGGCTTTGGCCTTTGTAACCGACAGGCCATTTATGACCAGCAATATCATTGGCGCAACAAATTTAAAACAGTTGGAGGAAAATATTGATAGCATCAATTGTACCATCACTGATGAGATGTTAGAAGCTATAAATGCAGTACATGCGGAGATTCCGAATCCTGCGACTTGATTTAGACTTTGATAAAAAACATAAAGCATCTCGCCCGGTATAATCAAACGAAAAAACCCCTTTATTCAGAAGAATAAAGGGGTTTTAGATATTATTTGATTTCCTTACCGTCTTTGTCATAAAAACGGTATTCAAGATAAGTGTAAGCATCTCGGGGTAAAACTTTTACCCATTTTTTGTGATCCATAAACCACTTGGATCGTACTGATGGAAACCCTTTGGTTATAAAGGCCGCTATAAAGGGATGCGCATTAAGCGTTATCTTTTTATAGTCTTTTTTCAACAATCGCTCTAGGTCTTGGGTGATGTCTTGAATTACCTTGATTGGTGCTTCAATTTCACTACCGGCAACGCCATTAGGATTCTCTTCTTTTGTTTTGATGTTACGTTCTGGACGAACACGTTGTCTGGTAATTTGAACTAAACCAAACTTACTTGGCGGCAAAATCTTATGTTTTGCCTTATCATCACTCATTTCATTCTTGAGGTGATTGTACAATTTTTTTCGATTCTCTGCAGATCTCATATCAATGAAATCGATAACGATAATACCACCCATATCACGCAAGCGTAATTGTCTGGCAATTTCTGTAGCCGAAATCATATTGACCTCTAGTGCAGTATCTTCTTGATTTTTTTGTTTGTTAGATCGGTTTCCGCTATTAACATCAATAACGTGCATTGCTTCTGTATGTTCAATGACCAAGTAGGCGCCTCTAGCCATAGAGACCGTACGACCAAAAGAAGTCTTGATTTGACGCTCTATACCAAACTTTTCATAAAGTGGCACGCCATTCTTGTAAAGCTTCACAATGGATTCTTTGCTTGGTGCAATTTCTTGAACATAGTCCTTAATTTGTGCATAAAGTACTTCATCATCTACAGTAATGCTTGAAAACGAATCATCAAAGATATCTCTTAAGATAGAGGATGCCTTGTTCATCTCGCTCAACACCTTACTTGGTAGGTGCGCTTTATTTAATTTTTTACACATTGCTGTCCATCTCTCCAGCAAATTCTGTAAATCTTTGTCCAGTTCGGCAACTTTTTTGCCCTCTGCGACAGTACGAATGATAACGCCAAAACCTTTTGGGGTAATGCTTTTGACCAAACGTTTTAAACGTTCTTTTTCCTCTTTAGATTCAATTTTTTGAGAAATTGAAATACGATCAGAAAATGGTACTAAGACAATATAACGACCAGCTATGGACAACTCGCTACTAATGCGAGGACCTTTGGTTGAAATTGGCTCTTTAACAATCTGTACTAAAAGAGATTGATTTGACTTTAACGCATTGGCAATGCCACCGTTTTTGTCAATATCTTTCTCAAACTGAAAATTTTTCAGTAAAAAATCGGTATGTCTACCTGTGCTTACACGCTTGACGAATTTTAAAAGAGAAGGTAACTTTGGACCTAGGTCATGATAATGCAAGAATGCATCTTTCTCATAGCCAACATTTACAAATGCGGCATTAAGACCAGGTAACGTTTTACGGGTTTTGGCAATGAACACATCACCAACCGCAAAGTTGTTAGCTTCTTCCTCTTTGTGCAACTCGACAAGTCTTCCATCTTTTAATAAGGCAAAATCAACAATATCAGAACTAGATCTAATAATCAATTCTTTTTCCATGTTGTTAATTTTAATCCGTTTTGATTCATTTCAAAACAGATGGATACTCATTTAATTTGACACAGGATTCCCGACTAACTCCGAAGAATCGGGACGGGAATTTCCAGCGAACCCATGCTTTGCGAAGGTAAAACGCAAATAAATACATGAATTCTATATCAAAGAACGTCGTTCTAAAACCGAAAAAGTAGTTAAAAAACTACTTTTTCAATTTACTTTTTCTTGTGACGGTTAGCGCGTCTTCTCTTTTTACGCTTATGCGTCGCTACCTTGTGTCTTTTTCTTTTTTTACCACTTGGCATAAATTCTTATGTTTTAATTAATGTTAGTTTAATACCGAAAGTTCTAGAGAACCAAATTTCTTAGTTAACCTCAACATTCGTTTTTACACCTTCAACAAATACTTTTGCAGGCTTAAACGCTGGAATGTTGTGCGCAGGAATTTTAATAGTAGTGTTTTTAGAAATATTACGTCCAGTTTTTTCTGCTCTAGTTTTCACTATAAAGCTTCCAAATCCTCTAAGGTAAACATTATCTCCTCCTTCTAATGAAGACTTCACTTCTTCCATGAATGTCTCAACCGTGGCTTGAACATCTCCTTTTTCCATTCCTAATTTATCGGAAATTTTAGCTACTATATCAGCTTTTGTCATTGCTATTAATTTTTAGGGTTAATCTATTAATTATAAGGGATGCAAATATAGGTATTTAAATTTCAATATTTCAAGCGTAATTAATTAAAATTTAACCCCATAAAGAATTATTTTTGTGGCAGTTACATTTAATTTATGAATTTTAAGAAGATTTTAACCAATTGGTATTCAATAAACAAGCGCAATCTTCTGTGGAGAAGTACTAAAAACCCATACTTCATTTGGTTGTCTGAAATTATCATGCAACAAACCCAAGTTAAGCAAGGTTCACCATATTATGAAGCTTTTGTTAACCGATTTCCAACAGTTTTTGATCTTGCAGAAGCCGATGAGGAAACCGTATTAAAACTTTGGCAAGGTCTAGGCTATTACTCAAGAGCCAGAAACTTACATGCCTCTGCAAAACACATTGCCTACGAGCTCAATGGCAAATTTCCAACGACTTATTCTGAAATCATAAAACTCAAAGGCGTTGGTGATTATACGGCAAGCGCCATAGCCTCCATTTGTTTTGATGAACCTACAGCTGTTGTTGATGGCAATGTTTATAGGGTATTATCTAGATATTTTGGAATTGATACTCCAATAAATAGCACTCCAGGCATTAAAGAATTTAAAGCACTGGCCTCTACACTTCTTGACACAGCACATCCTGGAGATTATAATCAGGCGGTTATGGAGTTTGGCGCTACCCAATGCAAACCCAAAAACCCCTATTGCATGGTTTGCCCATTAAAAGACAGTTGTGTTGCATTGCAAAAAGGGAAGGTTGATGCGTTGCCTGTAAAACTTAAAAAGACAAAGGTGACCAACAAACACTTCAACTTTTTGGTTGTTCTTTCTGAAGACGGAAAGACCATTTTTGAAAAGCGAACTAAGAAAGGAATTTGGCAAAATCTGTATCAATTCCCACTTGTGGAAACTAAAACCGAACTTATTGCCGAAGACTTTAGGTCACATCCAAAAATCACGTCCTATTTTAAAGATGTAGATTATAGCTTCAGCTTATATAACACCAAAACGCTTGTTCATAAATTATCCCATCAACATCTATACACAAAGTTTTGGATTGTTGAAATGAAGCAACTTCAAGAACAAGGCATTCCCATTTCCGAAGTAAAAACCTACCCAACACCTATTTTAATTGGTAATTTTCTTGAAGACTTCAACATGGCCTCCTAAAGAACTCACAATTTTTCATTACTTTTAAGTTGACGATTTCGAAATGACTAATTTTGTGAATTAAATAAAAAACTATGTCTGGAACATTAAATAAAGTGATGCTGATTGGGCATTTGGGTGATGAAGTGAAAATGCATTATTTTGAAGGTGGTAACTGTATTGGACGATTTCCTATTGCCACTAACGAAACCTATACAAGTAAACAGACCAATGAGCGGGTTACCAATACCGAGTGGCACAATATTGTGGTACGCAATAAGGCTGCAGAAATATGCGAAAAATACTTAAGTAAAGGTGATAAAGTTTACATTGAAGGCCGACTTAAGACCAGAAAATGGCAAGATGATAAGGGTCAAGAACGCTACTCTACAGAAATACAGTGTACCGATTTTACCTTTTTGACCACAAAAAATGATAGTCAAAATGTAAATACCCAAGCAACACCGCAGCAACAAAACCATCAAAAAAGCGCTAACCCAACACCGGTTAGTAGTTCATCAAATGAAAACGATCACGACGATCTCCCTTTCTAAATCAACTCTATACCTTATTAATTGTGGATCCTGAACCCCCGAGTATCATTTTAACAGCCTTACTTTCTTTTGATTTTGCCTTTATTTTTGGGCTTACCTTACTTTTTCTACTCTTGTTTTGCTCTGCTCTAGTTTCTGGCGCAGAGGTCGCCTTCTTTTCTCTAGTGAAATCTGATATAGACACAGGTCTTGAAGAGCAGAAAA
Proteins encoded in this window:
- a CDS encoding single-stranded DNA-binding protein, whose amino-acid sequence is MSGTLNKVMLIGHLGDEVKMHYFEGGNCIGRFPIATNETYTSKQTNERVTNTEWHNIVVRNKAAEICEKYLSKGDKVYIEGRLKTRKWQDDKGQERYSTEIQCTDFTFLTTKNDSQNVNTQATPQQQNHQKSANPTPVSSSSNENDHDDLPF
- the mutY gene encoding A/G-specific adenine glycosylase; this encodes MNFKKILTNWYSINKRNLLWRSTKNPYFIWLSEIIMQQTQVKQGSPYYEAFVNRFPTVFDLAEADEETVLKLWQGLGYYSRARNLHASAKHIAYELNGKFPTTYSEIIKLKGVGDYTASAIASICFDEPTAVVDGNVYRVLSRYFGIDTPINSTPGIKEFKALASTLLDTAHPGDYNQAVMEFGATQCKPKNPYCMVCPLKDSCVALQKGKVDALPVKLKKTKVTNKHFNFLVVLSEDGKTIFEKRTKKGIWQNLYQFPLVETKTELIAEDFRSHPKITSYFKDVDYSFSLYNTKTLVHKLSHQHLYTKFWIVEMKQLQEQGIPISEVKTYPTPILIGNFLEDFNMAS
- a CDS encoding HU family DNA-binding protein yields the protein MTKADIVAKISDKLGMEKGDVQATVETFMEEVKSSLEGGDNVYLRGFGSFIVKTRAEKTGRNISKNTTIKIPAHNIPAFKPAKVFVEGVKTNVEVN
- a CDS encoding ribonuclease E/G, coding for MEKELIIRSSSDIVDFALLKDGRLVELHKEEEANNFAVGDVFIAKTRKTLPGLNAAFVNVGYEKDAFLHYHDLGPKLPSLLKFVKRVSTGRHTDFLLKNFQFEKDIDKNGGIANALKSNQSLLVQIVKEPISTKGPRISSELSIAGRYIVLVPFSDRISISQKIESKEEKERLKRLVKSITPKGFGVIIRTVAEGKKVAELDKDLQNLLERWTAMCKKLNKAHLPSKVLSEMNKASSILRDIFDDSFSSITVDDEVLYAQIKDYVQEIAPSKESIVKLYKNGVPLYEKFGIERQIKTSFGRTVSMARGAYLVIEHTEAMHVIDVNSGNRSNKQKNQEDTALEVNMISATEIARQLRLRDMGGIIVIDFIDMRSAENRKKLYNHLKNEMSDDKAKHKILPPSKFGLVQITRQRVRPERNIKTKEENPNGVAGSEIEAPIKVIQDITQDLERLLKKDYKKITLNAHPFIAAFITKGFPSVRSKWFMDHKKWVKVLPRDAYTYLEYRFYDKDGKEIK
- a CDS encoding aldo/keto reductase, which codes for MKYTTLPTTNIKVSKICLGTMTWGNQNSQEEGFAQMDMALDKGINFFDTAELYPVPAEQKTYAETERIIGNWFEKTGNRDKVVLASKIAGTGDYTAHIRTNGFSKAALNDAVNQSLKRLKTDYIDLYQLHWPERNTNTFGTRDYVHDADDQWTDNFNEVLHTLDDIVASGKVRHIGISNEKAWGTMRFIEASKANNLARMITIQNAYSLLNRAFEGDMAEISMRENIGLLAYSPMAFGVLSGKYIKGNAGDQSRLNLFPRFSRYSSENCTKATKRYLKIAEDHNMTLAQMALAFVTDRPFMTSNIIGATNLKQLEENIDSINCTITDEMLEAINAVHAEIPNPAT
- a CDS encoding exodeoxyribonuclease III; this encodes MKILSYNVNGVRAAMNKGLIEWLKATNADVVCLQEIKAMKEQVDIEAIENAGYLYNYWFSAQKKGYSGVAILSKIEPIHVAYGTGIESMDYEGRNLRADFDDISVMSMYLPSGTNDARLSHKFEYMNMIHEYLNELRLQHPNLVVCGDYNICHEEIDIHNPKMKGVSGFLPEEREWLGDFIESGFIDSFRHLHPERQEFSWWSYRANARANNKGWRLDYGMISEPLQEKLKRSVILTEAVHSDHCPILIEIESSVA
- a CDS encoding OmpA family protein, whose translation is MLKKLSLLLVVTLLSTSCVSKKLYTDLEDKYADLKKENRTLSDENTDLKTMLNQSKNDLAKLQMEYDKTFSERNMLQGEYDAIQSNLENLKASYDALEKNSSAAIADNSKKNRELLAQLESKEQALAAENARLENLKQQLESRSQRVAELESVIANKDAAMSKLKDAVSKALTNFEGKGLTVEQRNGKVYVSMENKLLFESGSWAVGSQGRQAVKQLGTVLADNPEIAILIEGHTDNVPYQGNAQLSGNWDLSTKRATAIVNILRENNAIKPENLTAAGRGEFAPIASNDSAEGKAKNRRIEVILTPKLDEISKLLNEI